AGGAAATCTGCCCAGGCGGAAACGTCTTTGGGGCTAGGGAGGATCGCCCCTGGATCGCACGTGCGATGGGTCTGCTCACCTCTCAGGCCTATCTTGTGGCTTACTTTTTCCGATTTCCGGCCATTTTTGTGGGAATTGAGTTATTCTTCGCTGTTGCTACATATCGCGATGAATCAGAAGTGTATAACGTTGCAAGAAGCGGCTCCCAAGTACAGTTCATCTAGAATTACTAACAAAATTCCCGAATTCTTGGAGACACAAAGACCTCTTCGGCACCCTGGTCTCGCTGTCGGGTATGCCGAAATCGTCTAGCTTTTATGAGAAGAGTTTACCATGTTTGACAATTATTTGATCGCAATGAACATTACTTGAAGATCGGCTAGAATAATCTGCACTTACCAACTTCCTAAATAACTGATCCTCTATCAGCCGGTATATTCCCCGAGCCAAGAGATTGAGGCTGAGAGCGGGCGGCATGGGCCGCAGCCTCCGATGCAGGAGCAGGGAAGCGACTGGCGGGGCCTTGGCAGCACGCCATAGGAATTCGGCCGAATGCACGCCTAACCGAGTCATCGGACGTTTATGTTCTCCCTCCACTTCAGAAAAGTCAAACTTAATACGGAGACAATCCGGGGAAGGTGCCGATCAGGGCGACTTAAGAGATCAATGTTCGTGAGAATGGTGGGTGGATACACCGTTTGTGGCCTTGAGCGAACTCGAGACCATTGCTACTGGACTTATTTGGCTCATAGGTCGTGAACGTTAAACTTGAGCCGCTAGCGAGCATGGGCCTGTACCTGGAACGGTTTCGAATTCTTTTACCCCTTTCGAGTAAGTTTAAGAAGTACTAGTTCTCTGACCGCCTGACTTCCGAGGCATAGAGTTGCTTCAATGCTTGCAGGAAAATACGCCACGACACTTGAAAAGTAGGCAGACCACCTTCTTCTAAACTATCAATCAGGAAAGAAATAGCAGATTCAGATTCGACGTCAAATATTACATATTACTAAAGCGAAACTGAGAGTAATTTAGAATTGGTTGTGATTCATGAATTGATTGTTGGGTACGATGGCTACTCAGTTGACTACCACGGCTGCGATTATATACATACTTAGGGGACAGGTATTTCATCAGTATCTGAGTTATTAGGCTAACATATGCACCAGGAATTCGTGCAATGTAATATCTTTATAGAGCCTGCTACCTTTCCGAAACATTAGATACGCCGTTACAAGAATCACTATGAAGGTAATTTTCTCATAGAGCTCCAACTCAGGATGAATCATACTCAGCACTTCAAATTTCACACATGTAATAATACTCCTGATAGATTGGTCAATTAAATAAGTTCTCAGAATGTGGGCCAGATGTGAGGGATTCATTTTCTGAGTCCAAACGTGCTCTATAAGAGAGGCTATTACTTATGTGAACGTAGCAAACCTCAAGGACACAACATATGATTCAAAACCGAAACTGACTGCCTCAGAAAATCATCCATACAATGCAATATATCTACCATGTGCTTGTGCTATTGATCTTCCGAATTCCTGTTGATAAGCATTTGGGCACAGGTGTTTGGCAGTCCACTCTTTCGCTTCAGAGAATTGGAACAGACGCTGGCGTCGCTGTGCAAGGGCAAACTCAGCGCTTCATTTCACTCGTGGCGTTCAAATAAATTTGAGCCTTCATTTGGTTTTAAGAGTGATATGACTGTTGCATCAAGTTGTCGCGGTCACTTGACTGCCTTGGAATCTCTCGTTGCGTTAATGTAATCGTTGTGCAGAGCAGTATGAGTACTTTCAAATCATCGCGTGAGATGGGTAGGTAAAACATTTAATTGAGCACCGTATATGATAAAAACGACAGAAATAGTCTATATTCTATTTCAATGTGACATCGTCAACACCAGAACACCATCGCGGCATCGACCTTGCAACTAGCCAGACGTCTCATAAGCCTTGTACTAAAGGTGAACACCCTGCTGTAATTCATGTTTGACAAGACCTTTCTGAATTTGACCAAACGCTAGATACTCCCCTCGGCAATCCATACGCGTCGAGGAATTTGGCCATGATGCAATGAATCTCAACTTTTGGGCGGAGGCCTCCGAGCCTTCGGCATCGGTAGGATTTAGAGGTTCTGTGCAATCGTGGCATGCATAATACTCATTCTCTGCCCACGCACTGTGAAAACAGTTGAAATCGGGTCACGAATGAGGCTCAATTGCATTCGAACCTATTGGAAAATGTGAGTTATCACAATGGTGAGATAAGTATCGGCGAAGAACGTGTTGATTGGGAGACTACAAGTACCAAAAGCCCTTCTTTGGACCTCTCAGATTCATGTTAGATCAATCTCATGATCTCGATCATGGCTTGGCAAATAATCAAGACTGATTGATGGTTGAAATATCCCTTGCATCTGGGAATGTGACTCTCCGAGTGTAGTGTAATTGAGCTTCATGGGTATGGGCGGGGAATGACAACGCAACCCATAATACTGCTCAGCTGAGAGTTACTTCACAGACCTTATGCTCTGCCCGTACTACTCACGAGCTCTAGCTTACTCTGGAAGCATTTTGTCGCGAAAACAAATTCGCAACGGTGACTATGAACGTCAAATTGTAACAAACTTTGCCATTTCACGCCTAGCCCCAAAGATCTACTCATGACTCTAGCCCGTAATGATGCGTAGATCAAACAGTGGACCATGGGGAGTTCTATTCGGAAACATGTTGCGTTGACATTGAACTCCCAGAAAGAAAGAGGCCACCGAATGATCAAGACTCGCTGCCAGCTTGGTTGCCTTCGTTTCCATTCCCTTCACGAGAGCCAAGTCCTTAAAATGGACCATCAAACCTCGGGCTCCCGTGCTAGAGAATAAGTAAGTTGCCTGGCGGTAATAACATCAACTCTATGTCATCGAGTCACACCATAAGCATATTTGTTAATTCATCATGTCGAGAAAATCATTGCCTTTCCAAAAATCCTTTTGTCTGTTGCAGGCCTTTTGAGCAGAAACAAGGGCTACCACAGCTGCCTGGACACAACTTGGGCCATATGTAAAAGCCAGGGGGGCATGTACATACACGCAACCAGGGTCCATGAGGTCGTCGTGAGAAGCAGTCCTTTGCTGAAGCACATTTGTCCGCCTTTTTAGCGATCAAGTTGCGACAGCTATGCCTTCTCTATACCAAAGAAAAATGTTCCGACCCCCTATTGATTGAAAAGCTTCGAGGAGATATCCGTACTTCTGCTGCTTCATCCGGACATGCAAGATGATTATCAGACTGGGGGCCAAATCCTCCAATGGGGCTCCTGTAGGGTTCACGGACTCGCCTGATGATCCCCTGTCAACTTAAACATGACGGGTGGCGCCGAGACCGTAGCATCGTTGGTAGTTACTAGTGCACCCCCTGAGATCTTAGCAGGTGCCTGAAATGAGTTTCGATAACCCTGCGCTGCTATCTAAGCGATGTGTGAGGGAACCAAACGAAAGGACGGAATCCATCCGTCTAAGTCGGCGATCCAACAAACCAGTACCATGCCCTTGATTGAACAAGCATAGCTTGCACCTGATCCGAAAACGACAGTTTCTCCGACAATTGTCTCCATTGCAACTTCACGCACTGTCGCATTGCCGACGTTATTCCCTCGTTCGTTGGCGCGCTTTTATATGAGGGATCTGCCGCTCCATCTACGCCCATGTAATTGTTGATCTTCATCCATTCACCTGCCTGAGCTAAAACGAGAACATCATCGCTCCAAACACCAGTAATGCTTATCCGACATGCAAGGTAATTGGCATCGCTTAACGAACAAAAGCACCTCCTCCGCTGGCCCCCACAAGGTTACCAGTCATCCACCCACTCTCGGGCAAACAAACGACCCCCACAACTCCAGCAACTTCCTCCAAGTAACCGGGGCGACCTCCAATGCTTGCTGCCAAGTCGAGAACCTCCTGGCTATCAACACCAGGTCTAGCCTTGGCAAGAGGCGTCAGGTTGTTCAACGGGCGAAGAGCCTCGCGGGGCTCGTCAGGCAGGCTAGAGTACAGTCCAGTGTCCATAGGTCCAGGGGCAACGGCGTTGACGGTCGCTCTCTCGGCCAACTCACGTGCCCAGACACGGGTCATGGCCTCGATAGCGCCCTTGGTGCCAGCGTATGATGTTTGCCACCAGACACCCCATGTGGTGGTTGCACTGGAGATATTGACGATACGACCAGAGCGGTCGGTAGGCAAGTAAGGGAAAGCGGCCTTGACGAGGAGGGCGGGTGCCTTGCAGTTCAAATTGAATGTCTCATCGAAAAGATCGAGGTCCAGCTGGTCAATGCCTTGAGCGTTTACCGT
The Colletotrichum lupini chromosome 6, complete sequence DNA segment above includes these coding regions:
- a CDS encoding short chain dehydrogenase, with the translated sequence MAPFRVFEGKLAIVTGASRSFGAVLAEHFASRGANVVINYATEGSTSKAEALAKDFESKYNVKALPVRADLSKPEAPQQLVDAAKAHFIDANGRFQIDIIVNNAATVNAQGIDQLDLDLFDETFNLNCKAPALLVKAAFPYLPTDRSGRIVNISSATTTWGVWWQTSYAGTKGAIEAMTRVWARELAERATVNAVAPGPMDTGLYSSLPDEPREALRPLNNLTPLAKARPGVDSQEVLDLAASIGGRPGYLEEVAGVVGVVCLPESGWMTGNLVGASGGGAFVR